From Hymenobacter sedentarius, a single genomic window includes:
- a CDS encoding GNAT family N-acetyltransferase, with translation MPYSIRMATLGDVPALTALIEASVRRLSIGYYTPRQIESALQYVFGVDTQLISDGTYYVAEAEGQLVGCGGWSKRSTLFGGDQTKAAEDPLLDPAQHPGRIRAFFVLPQWARRGIGRAIIHFCEKAAYEAGFRQLELAATLPGEPLYRGLGYLADEHFALTFPNGERLPLIRMHKDLTAAVRTSSYMTQIPHRRLALIDLGTNTFHLLIVEMPAVAGDKPLTLLRTKAGVRLGEGGISQGIIAPEAYARALHTLAGFKEEIELHEVKEIRATATSAMRVTRNGPDLVRDIFEQTGIQVDVIPGEREAELICAGVRQAVDLGADPSLIMDIGGGSVEFIVANHSTIFWKQSFEIGAQRLLDLFFPDPSGIFPAAAVEAEQEYLSSVLTPLVEAVHRYKPVSLVGASGSFDSLADMQLGRLRTESELPPCTELEVGSFQASHRHLLSGNHEQRLALPGILPMRADMLVVASVLIDFVLGISEITRIRTSAYALKEGLLAEMLAA, from the coding sequence ATGCCCTATTCCATTCGTATGGCCACTCTGGGCGATGTACCGGCGCTCACGGCCCTCATCGAAGCCTCGGTGCGTCGGCTCAGCATAGGCTACTACACGCCGCGGCAAATTGAGAGTGCCCTGCAGTACGTGTTTGGCGTAGACACCCAGCTCATTAGCGACGGCACGTACTACGTGGCCGAAGCCGAGGGCCAGCTGGTGGGCTGCGGGGGCTGGAGCAAACGCAGCACGCTCTTTGGCGGCGACCAGACCAAAGCCGCCGAGGACCCATTGCTGGACCCGGCGCAGCACCCCGGGCGAATTCGGGCGTTTTTTGTGCTGCCGCAGTGGGCGCGGCGCGGCATTGGCCGGGCCATCATTCATTTCTGCGAAAAAGCGGCATACGAGGCCGGTTTTCGGCAACTGGAGCTGGCGGCCACGTTGCCCGGCGAGCCCTTGTACCGGGGCCTGGGCTACCTGGCCGACGAACATTTCGCCCTTACTTTTCCCAACGGGGAGCGCCTGCCCCTCATCCGAATGCACAAAGACCTCACCGCGGCCGTGCGCACCTCCTCTTACATGACCCAAATCCCCCATCGCCGCCTCGCGCTTATCGACCTCGGCACCAACACCTTCCACCTGCTTATTGTGGAAATGCCCGCCGTGGCCGGCGACAAGCCGCTGACCCTGCTGCGCACCAAAGCCGGCGTGCGCCTCGGGGAGGGCGGCATCAGCCAGGGCATTATCGCCCCCGAAGCGTATGCCCGCGCCCTGCACACGCTGGCCGGCTTCAAGGAGGAAATTGAGCTGCACGAAGTCAAGGAAATTCGCGCCACGGCCACCAGCGCCATGCGCGTAACCCGCAACGGGCCCGACCTGGTGCGCGACATTTTCGAGCAAACCGGCATCCAGGTCGATGTCATCCCCGGCGAGCGGGAGGCCGAGTTGATTTGTGCCGGCGTGCGCCAGGCCGTGGACCTGGGCGCCGACCCCAGCCTCATCATGGACATTGGCGGCGGCTCGGTGGAATTCATCGTGGCCAACCACAGCACCATTTTCTGGAAGCAAAGCTTTGAAATTGGGGCGCAGCGCCTGCTCGACCTCTTTTTCCCAGACCCCAGCGGCATTTTCCCGGCCGCCGCCGTCGAGGCCGAGCAGGAATATCTGAGCTCCGTGCTCACTCCGCTCGTTGAAGCGGTGCATCGCTACAAGCCCGTGAGCCTGGTGGGCGCCTCCGGCAGCTTCGACAGCCTGGCCGACATGCAGCTTGGGCGCTTGCGCACGGAATCGGAGCTGCCGCCCTGCACCGAGCTGGAAGTGGGCAGCTTCCAGGCTAGCCACCGCCACCTGCTCAGCGGCAACCACGAGCAGCGCCTGGCCCTGCCCGGCATTTTGCCCATGCGGGCCGACATGCTGGTGGTGGCGTCGGTGCTCATCGACTTTGTACTGGGCATCTCGGAAATCACCCGCATTCGCACCTCGGCTTATGCCCTCAAAGAAGGCCTGTTGGCAGAAATGCTCGCGGCCTAG
- a CDS encoding TonB-dependent receptor: protein MAFFFSQVSFAQGPATLRGTVADSASSQPLEGVSVGLDGRPGGTTSDARGNFHLGGIAAGTYTLRVGALGYRAQALSVTLAAGETKRVAVALPTAALNLSEVTVNQPRDPNQSLAAISHIDQVLRPLSSAQDLLRLVPGLFIAQHAGGGKAEQIFLRGFDCDHGTDFAVSIDGLPVNMVSHAHGQGYADFHFVIPETVEQLKVYKGPYTARFGDFATSGAGDFVTKTRLEHSQAKLEVGQFDTRRALVMVDLLGAGHHLLSRQPESAYVASEYYFTNSYFDAKQHFKRFNGLLKYTGRLSDNTSLTVLGSRFSSTWNASGQIPERGVRDGLISRYGSIDPSEGGRTSRTNASAVLTTALRHDAVLRQQVYYSKYDFSLYSNFTFFLHDPVNGDEINQADDRHLFGYTGTYDRDTRVGRRTLHTTAGLGTRNDFSRVDLRHAVRRVITDTTTTGRLFEQNLNAYLDETLTLTDRLTVNAAVRADVFTFDFRGLLANDNSQAPEPLRGRVMHARVSPKLNVYYQLSPAVQLFARSGLGFHSNDARAVIRDATASVLPRATGYEVGSTFKPVPSLVVNAALWGLHLQDELVYVGDEGVTERTGPTQRYGLDLAVRYQLSRRLFLDTDLNYNHGRQTNAPPGADYIPLAPTFTTIGGLTYKDARGLSGSLRYRHIDSRPANDDGSIRARGYFLLDAVVAYTTPRFQVGATAENLLNVAWNQAQFATLTRLPNEPNAVDELHFTPGTPFYVKVNASMFF, encoded by the coding sequence ATGGCCTTCTTTTTCTCCCAGGTATCGTTTGCTCAAGGCCCGGCTACGCTGCGCGGTACCGTGGCCGACTCCGCTTCCAGCCAGCCCCTGGAGGGCGTGAGCGTGGGCCTGGACGGCCGTCCAGGCGGCACCACCAGCGATGCCCGGGGCAACTTCCACCTCGGCGGCATCGCGGCCGGTACCTACACGCTGCGGGTGGGCGCCCTCGGCTACCGGGCGCAGGCCCTGTCCGTGACCCTGGCCGCGGGCGAAACCAAACGGGTGGCGGTGGCCCTGCCCACGGCCGCGCTCAACCTGAGCGAAGTGACCGTGAACCAGCCGCGCGACCCCAACCAAAGCCTGGCCGCCATCAGCCATATCGACCAGGTACTGCGGCCCCTGAGTTCGGCCCAGGACCTGCTGCGGCTGGTGCCGGGCCTGTTTATTGCCCAGCACGCGGGCGGCGGCAAGGCCGAACAGATTTTTTTGCGCGGCTTCGACTGCGACCACGGCACCGACTTCGCCGTGAGCATCGACGGCCTGCCGGTGAACATGGTGAGCCACGCCCACGGGCAGGGCTACGCCGATTTTCATTTTGTGATACCCGAAACGGTGGAGCAACTGAAAGTATACAAAGGCCCCTACACCGCCCGCTTCGGCGATTTTGCTACTTCGGGCGCCGGCGACTTTGTGACCAAAACCCGGCTGGAGCACAGCCAGGCCAAGCTCGAAGTGGGGCAGTTTGACACGCGCCGCGCCCTGGTGATGGTGGACTTGCTCGGGGCCGGCCATCATTTGCTCAGCCGGCAGCCGGAAAGCGCCTACGTGGCCTCGGAGTACTACTTCACTAATTCGTATTTCGACGCCAAACAGCACTTCAAGCGCTTCAACGGCCTGCTGAAATACACCGGCCGGCTCTCCGACAATACCTCGCTCACAGTGCTGGGCTCACGCTTCAGCTCCACGTGGAACGCCAGCGGCCAGATTCCGGAGCGCGGCGTGCGCGACGGCCTTATCTCGCGCTACGGCAGCATCGACCCCAGCGAAGGCGGCCGCACCAGCCGCACCAACGCCTCGGCCGTGCTCACCACTGCCCTGCGCCACGATGCCGTACTGCGCCAGCAGGTATACTATTCCAAGTACGATTTCAGTTTGTATTCCAACTTCACCTTCTTTCTGCACGACCCGGTGAACGGCGACGAAATCAACCAGGCCGATGACCGCCACCTGTTCGGCTACACCGGCACCTACGACCGGGATACGCGGGTGGGCAGACGTACCCTGCACACCACGGCGGGCCTGGGCACCCGCAACGATTTTTCCCGGGTGGACCTGCGCCACGCCGTGCGCCGGGTGATTACCGATACCACCACCACGGGCCGCCTTTTCGAGCAAAACCTGAACGCCTACCTCGACGAAACTCTGACTCTTACCGACCGCCTCACCGTGAACGCGGCCGTGCGGGCCGACGTTTTTACGTTTGATTTCCGGGGCTTGCTGGCCAACGACAACAGCCAGGCGCCGGAGCCGCTGCGGGGCCGGGTTATGCACGCCCGCGTGTCGCCCAAGCTAAACGTGTACTACCAGCTGTCGCCCGCTGTGCAGCTGTTTGCGCGCTCCGGCTTGGGCTTTCATTCCAACGATGCCCGCGCCGTGATTCGGGATGCTACCGCCAGCGTGCTGCCCCGCGCTACCGGCTACGAGGTGGGCAGCACCTTCAAGCCCGTGCCCAGCCTGGTGGTGAACGCCGCGCTGTGGGGCCTGCACCTGCAGGACGAGCTGGTGTACGTCGGCGATGAGGGCGTGACGGAGCGCACCGGCCCCACCCAGCGCTACGGCCTGGACCTGGCCGTGCGCTACCAGCTCAGCCGCCGCCTGTTCCTGGATACCGACCTGAACTACAACCACGGCCGCCAGACGAACGCGCCGCCCGGCGCCGACTACATCCCGCTGGCGCCCACCTTCACCACCATCGGCGGCCTGACCTACAAGGACGCGCGGGGCCTGAGCGGCAGCCTGCGCTACCGCCATATTGATAGCCGCCCAGCCAACGACGACGGCAGCATCCGGGCCCGCGGCTATTTCCTGCTCGATGCCGTGGTGGCCTACACCACGCCACGCTTCCAAGTCGGCGCCACCGCCGAAAACCTGCTCAACGTAGCGTGGAACCAGGCCCAGTTTGCCACCCTCACCCGCCTGCCCAACGAGCCCAATGCGGTGGATGAGTTGCACTTTACCCCCGGAACGCCATTCTATGTGAAAGTGAATGCGAGCATGTTTTTCTAA
- a CDS encoding class I SAM-dependent methyltransferase — MYDFLTTSPWPDYELIDCGNFQKLERFGKYVLARPEPQAIWDPHLPLKEWEKADAAFARAAGSTEKGQWRLKPAMPEQWLIAYERPDGLKLKFRLGLSSFKHVGLFPEQDPNWQFIYNQTKRRRAAQPRVLNLFAYTGAATLAARAAGADVTHLDSVKQVNFWARDNMEASQLDGVRWLVEDAMKYVRREVKRGSKYQGLILDPPAYGRGPNGEKWQLEDELNELLKLSQQLLDPADHFFVVNLYSLGFSALILDNLVTEIFTGEKSVRELGEIYLHDAGQRKLPLGTFCRFAN; from the coding sequence ATGTACGATTTCCTGACCACGAGCCCCTGGCCTGACTACGAGCTCATCGACTGCGGCAACTTCCAAAAGCTGGAACGCTTCGGCAAGTACGTATTGGCGCGCCCCGAGCCCCAAGCCATTTGGGACCCGCACCTGCCCCTGAAAGAATGGGAGAAAGCCGATGCCGCGTTTGCCCGCGCCGCCGGCTCCACCGAAAAAGGCCAGTGGCGCCTCAAGCCCGCCATGCCCGAGCAGTGGCTCATTGCCTACGAGCGGCCCGATGGACTCAAGCTCAAGTTCCGGCTGGGGTTGTCGTCGTTCAAGCACGTGGGGCTGTTTCCGGAGCAGGACCCCAACTGGCAGTTCATCTACAACCAGACCAAGCGGCGCCGCGCCGCGCAGCCGCGCGTGCTCAACCTGTTTGCCTACACCGGAGCTGCCACGCTGGCCGCCCGCGCCGCCGGGGCCGACGTCACGCACCTCGACTCGGTGAAGCAGGTCAACTTCTGGGCCCGCGACAACATGGAAGCCAGCCAGCTTGACGGCGTGCGCTGGCTGGTGGAAGACGCCATGAAATACGTGCGCCGCGAAGTGAAGCGCGGCAGCAAGTACCAAGGCCTTATCCTGGACCCGCCCGCCTACGGCCGCGGCCCCAACGGCGAAAAATGGCAGCTCGAAGACGAGCTCAACGAGCTGCTCAAACTCAGCCAGCAGCTGCTCGACCCCGCCGACCACTTCTTCGTAGTGAACCTGTACTCGCTGGGCTTCTCCGCGCTGATTCTCGACAACCTGGTAACCGAGATTTTTACCGGCGAGAAAAGCGTGCGCGAGCTGGGCGAAATTTACTTGCACGACGCCGGCCAGCGCAAGCTCCCGCTGGGCACGTTTTGCCGGTTCGCCAACTAG
- a CDS encoding murein L,D-transpeptidase catalytic domain family protein has product MKIMHQPSVVQRKRKSQRRARLARRVMPFLASLFLATPLAGPVSKSMAGTRNELHLPSKAFSAAAVYDQKLRATYDALGAEQQGLRFETFEKAMTGYLNLRQAGRLADDKQLLTVVDFDLPSTEKRLWVFDLGSNKTLFHTLVAHGHNSGENEATNFSNTDQSNMSSLGFYATSKEYEGKHGRSLRLEGLDEGFNTNAASRSVVMHGADYVSEEFIKQNGRLGRSLGCPALPLDQYAQIIDAVHGGTCLFINRSDASYNSKYLNEDAAITALVSTASTAANHS; this is encoded by the coding sequence ATGAAAATTATGCACCAGCCCAGCGTAGTACAGCGTAAACGCAAGTCGCAACGGCGGGCCCGTCTGGCGCGCCGGGTGATGCCTTTTCTGGCTTCGCTGTTTCTGGCCACGCCCTTAGCCGGCCCGGTATCGAAGTCGATGGCCGGTACGCGCAACGAGCTGCACCTGCCGAGCAAAGCTTTTTCGGCCGCAGCAGTGTACGACCAAAAACTGCGGGCTACGTACGACGCCCTTGGGGCGGAGCAGCAGGGTCTGCGCTTCGAAACCTTCGAGAAAGCCATGACCGGCTACCTCAACCTGCGCCAGGCCGGCCGCCTCGCCGACGACAAGCAGCTGCTGACGGTGGTCGACTTCGACTTGCCTTCTACCGAGAAGCGCCTGTGGGTATTCGATTTGGGCAGCAACAAAACCTTGTTTCATACCCTGGTAGCCCACGGCCATAATTCCGGCGAGAACGAAGCCACCAACTTCTCCAACACCGACCAAAGCAACATGAGCAGCCTCGGTTTCTACGCTACCAGCAAGGAATACGAAGGCAAGCACGGCCGCAGCCTGCGCCTGGAAGGACTCGACGAAGGCTTCAACACCAACGCGGCCAGCCGTTCAGTGGTGATGCACGGGGCCGACTACGTGAGCGAAGAGTTTATCAAGCAGAACGGCCGTCTGGGCCGTAGCCTGGGCTGCCCGGCGTTGCCGCTCGACCAGTACGCCCAGATTATCGACGCCGTGCATGGTGGCACCTGCCTGTTCATTAACAGGTCGGACGCCAGCTACAACTCTAAATACCTGAACGAGGACGCCGCCATCACCGCATTGGTTTCTACCGCGTCGACGGCTGCTAACCATAGCTAG
- a CDS encoding alpha-amylase domain-containing protein, whose protein sequence is MPKSTPQNFIPRAARLLLMLALLLGLDNQAARAQKVVLQAFWWDYWNSNYPNGWANYLADLAPRLKTMGVDAIWIPPTIKNGNQGNGYSPFDNYDLGDKWQKGFLATRMGTKDELLRAVAVLHANGIEVIQDIVLNHNDGAGSSSGAGGQDPAAYDDGTTNRYKNFRYVSYGKPAGDESAADYLSRSGRFSKNWQNFNPNPGNNTTSGDWNAPYFGPDISYYPGSNGLSSNATYNPAQASDYMRTGNRDWLVWYKKQVGFDGVRLDAVKHFPDFASEDFLYNLQSNAGWASGGATMYAVGEWVGSSTQMDQWCTNVNNRSGTFDFSLRNGLYNIVSQGGSFDLGTLPGYQQGTRVVLTNGTYVHRTVPFVNNHDTMRPQLDANGNYIGWNTGSELAPHIDPFDPRLSAAYAAALAMDGSPMLFFEDLFNVGNTSKRYAHSPKSTVDLPTRDDLVNLVWCHQNLHFKDGAYKVRYQAADHLVIERSTKAIIGINDSYATWQNNTVSCDFPAGTVLKDYSGANGTATVTVSGSQTVAINTPPCNGTAASGRRGYSVWAPVNATTGYTRPALTTSQEWELADDLGDRDARSLGQGGQLPAASTATRKAGRIYVASGKAITYNLYPTDATRSLKVDVVNSAGSIVSSLTGTGTLTGSYTVPAEGWYTLQASNASTANPAQRCFVKATYTAPTVVTGAMTGRRDAAALAATPDAPAAEMSVYPNPTSSDRIDLVLQTNREQTVTIRMFDLTGRLVHEQAARLYTGSNELRLSISKPLPSGIYQLAVPEFKISQKVALY, encoded by the coding sequence ATGCCAAAATCTACTCCTCAAAATTTCATTCCCCGCGCGGCTCGGCTCCTGCTGATGCTGGCACTACTGCTTGGGCTGGACAACCAGGCGGCCCGGGCTCAAAAGGTGGTGCTGCAAGCCTTCTGGTGGGACTACTGGAACAGCAACTACCCCAATGGCTGGGCCAACTACCTGGCCGACCTGGCCCCCCGCCTGAAAACCATGGGCGTGGACGCCATCTGGATTCCGCCCACCATCAAAAACGGCAACCAGGGCAACGGCTACTCGCCTTTCGATAACTACGACCTAGGCGACAAGTGGCAGAAGGGCTTTTTGGCCACCCGCATGGGCACCAAAGACGAGCTGCTGCGCGCCGTGGCCGTGCTGCACGCCAACGGCATTGAGGTGATTCAGGACATTGTGCTCAACCACAACGACGGGGCCGGGTCTTCGTCGGGCGCCGGCGGCCAGGACCCGGCGGCCTACGACGACGGCACCACCAACCGCTACAAGAACTTCCGCTACGTGAGCTACGGCAAGCCGGCCGGCGACGAAAGCGCCGCCGACTACCTCTCGCGCAGCGGCCGGTTTTCCAAGAACTGGCAGAACTTCAACCCCAACCCCGGCAACAACACTACTTCGGGCGACTGGAACGCGCCCTACTTCGGCCCCGACATCAGCTACTACCCGGGCTCCAACGGCCTGAGCTCCAACGCCACCTACAACCCGGCCCAGGCCTCGGACTACATGCGCACCGGCAACCGTGACTGGCTGGTGTGGTACAAAAAGCAAGTAGGCTTCGATGGCGTGCGCCTCGACGCGGTGAAGCACTTCCCGGATTTTGCGAGCGAAGACTTCCTCTACAACCTGCAAAGCAACGCCGGCTGGGCGTCGGGCGGCGCCACCATGTACGCCGTGGGCGAATGGGTGGGCTCCTCAACGCAAATGGACCAGTGGTGCACCAACGTGAACAACCGCTCGGGCACGTTTGACTTCTCGCTGCGCAACGGCCTCTACAACATCGTGAGCCAGGGCGGCAGCTTTGACCTGGGCACCTTGCCCGGCTACCAGCAGGGCACGCGCGTGGTGCTCACCAACGGCACCTACGTGCACCGCACCGTGCCCTTCGTGAACAACCACGACACCATGCGGCCCCAGCTCGATGCCAACGGCAACTACATCGGCTGGAACACGGGCTCGGAGCTGGCGCCCCACATCGACCCGTTCGACCCGCGCTTGTCAGCTGCCTATGCTGCGGCCCTGGCCATGGACGGCTCGCCCATGCTCTTCTTCGAAGACCTGTTCAACGTGGGCAATACCAGCAAGCGCTACGCCCACAGCCCCAAAAGTACCGTGGACCTGCCCACCCGCGACGATTTGGTGAACTTGGTGTGGTGCCACCAGAACCTGCACTTCAAGGACGGCGCCTACAAAGTGCGCTACCAGGCCGCCGACCACCTCGTGATTGAGCGCAGCACCAAGGCCATCATCGGCATCAACGACAGCTACGCCACTTGGCAGAACAACACCGTGAGTTGCGACTTCCCCGCGGGCACCGTGCTCAAGGACTACTCGGGCGCCAATGGCACCGCCACCGTCACGGTGAGCGGCTCGCAAACGGTAGCCATCAACACGCCGCCGTGCAACGGCACGGCCGCCAGTGGCCGCCGCGGCTATTCCGTATGGGCACCCGTGAATGCCACCACCGGCTACACCCGGCCCGCGCTCACCACCAGCCAGGAATGGGAGTTGGCCGATGACCTCGGCGACCGCGACGCCCGCTCGCTGGGCCAGGGCGGCCAACTGCCCGCCGCTTCCACCGCCACGCGCAAAGCCGGCCGCATCTACGTGGCTTCTGGCAAGGCGATTACCTACAACCTCTACCCCACCGATGCCACCCGCAGCCTGAAGGTAGACGTGGTGAACAGCGCCGGCAGCATCGTGAGCAGCCTCACGGGCACGGGCACCCTCACCGGCTCCTACACCGTGCCGGCCGAGGGCTGGTACACGCTGCAGGCCAGCAACGCCTCTACCGCCAACCCCGCCCAGCGCTGCTTCGTGAAAGCCACCTACACCGCCCCCACCGTGGTAACGGGCGCCATGACCGGTCGCCGCGACGCAGCCGCACTGGCCGCCACACCCGATGCGCCTGCCGCCGAGATGAGCGTGTACCCCAACCCCACTTCTTCCGACCGCATCGACCTGGTGCTGCAAACCAACCGCGAGCAAACCGTCACCATCCGCATGTTCGACCTCACCGGCCGCCTCGTGCACGAGCAAGCCGCCCGCCTCTACACCGGCTCGAACGAGCTGCGCTTGTCCATCAGCAAGCCGCTGCCTTCCGGCATCTACCAGCTGGCGGTACCCGAGTTTAAAATCAGCCAGAAAGTCGCGCTTTACTAA
- a CDS encoding murein L,D-transpeptidase catalytic domain family protein: protein MLALTPIAPLPNVPDTLRQAIRQLHAALGPAAAALRPAVLEQACVGYLTLHPTGRIERGGLLAVADMDLPNTTERLWVLDLRHAKVLHRSLVAHGEGSGAVRATRFSNEEKSACTSLGFYRTADTYDGIHGYSRRIEGLDKGQNANAYDRYVVLHAADYASPNYIRQHGHLGYSRGCPALPPEQFKAIIASVRVGSLLLISGPRLTSRWLDGRAAGRRFLARGWE from the coding sequence TTGCTCGCGCTTACGCCCATCGCCCCGCTGCCCAACGTGCCCGACACCTTGCGCCAGGCCATCCGGCAGCTTCACGCGGCCCTGGGCCCCGCGGCGGCAGCCTTGCGCCCCGCCGTGCTGGAACAGGCCTGCGTGGGCTACCTCACCCTGCACCCCACCGGGCGCATCGAGCGCGGCGGCTTGCTGGCCGTGGCCGATATGGACCTGCCCAATACCACGGAGCGCCTCTGGGTGCTCGATTTGCGCCATGCGAAGGTGCTGCACCGCAGCCTGGTGGCGCACGGCGAAGGGTCGGGAGCTGTGCGGGCTACCCGGTTTTCGAACGAGGAGAAATCGGCCTGTACTTCGCTGGGCTTCTACCGTACCGCCGATACTTACGACGGCATCCACGGCTATTCGCGCCGCATCGAAGGGCTCGACAAGGGCCAGAACGCCAATGCCTACGACCGGTACGTGGTGCTGCACGCCGCCGACTATGCCAGCCCCAACTACATCCGGCAGCACGGCCACCTGGGCTACAGCCGCGGCTGCCCGGCCCTGCCGCCCGAGCAGTTCAAGGCCATTATTGCCTCGGTGCGGGTGGGCAGCCTGCTGCTGATAAGCGGCCCGAGGCTGACCTCGCGCTGGCTAGATGGGCGGGCTGCCGGGCGGCGCTTTTTGGCGCGGGGCTGGGAATAA
- a CDS encoding Ldh family oxidoreductase, which produces MTFSYNQLFAFTEAIFRSIGCPEADATLATETLLSADLRGIDSHGVARLVGYVRLWEAGRINPTPRVGVTYETPSTAVVDGDGGLGLVVGPKAMRVAIEKAQLVGTGWVSVKNSNHFGIAGYHAMLPLAHDMIGVAMTNASPLVAPTFSLDRLLGTNPIAVAVPAGEQPDFVADLATTTAANGKLEIAQRKQLPVPEGWVQNADGSGSTDANAVKNGGALLPLGGATGSHKGYALGSIVDIFSAVLSGANYGPWVPPFVAFLQPPTDPVGQGLGHFFGAMRVDAFRPADEFKAHMDNWISTFRNAHAVEGKKVLIPGDPEREMAAHRILEGIPLLDAVVQDLEGVGKKFGVKLQ; this is translated from the coding sequence ATGACCTTTTCCTACAACCAGCTTTTCGCGTTCACCGAAGCCATTTTCCGCAGCATCGGCTGCCCTGAGGCGGACGCCACCCTGGCCACCGAAACGCTGCTCTCGGCCGACCTGCGCGGCATCGACTCACACGGCGTGGCCCGGCTGGTGGGCTACGTGCGGCTCTGGGAAGCCGGGCGCATAAACCCCACGCCCCGGGTGGGTGTGACGTACGAAACGCCCAGCACGGCCGTAGTAGACGGCGACGGCGGCCTCGGCCTCGTGGTGGGCCCCAAGGCCATGCGGGTGGCCATCGAAAAAGCCCAACTGGTGGGCACCGGCTGGGTTTCGGTCAAAAACTCCAACCACTTCGGCATTGCCGGCTACCATGCCATGCTGCCCCTCGCGCACGACATGATAGGCGTGGCCATGACCAACGCCTCTCCCCTGGTCGCGCCCACTTTCTCCCTCGACCGCCTCCTGGGCACCAACCCCATTGCCGTGGCCGTGCCCGCCGGCGAGCAACCGGATTTCGTGGCCGACCTGGCCACCACCACCGCCGCCAACGGCAAGCTCGAAATAGCCCAACGCAAGCAGCTGCCAGTGCCCGAAGGCTGGGTGCAAAACGCCGACGGCAGCGGCTCGACCGACGCCAACGCGGTGAAGAATGGCGGCGCGCTGCTGCCGCTGGGCGGCGCCACGGGCTCGCACAAGGGCTATGCCCTGGGCAGTATCGTGGATATCTTCTCTGCCGTGCTCTCTGGTGCGAACTACGGGCCGTGGGTGCCGCCGTTCGTGGCCTTTCTGCAGCCCCCCACCGACCCGGTGGGTCAAGGGCTGGGGCATTTCTTTGGGGCCATGCGCGTGGATGCTTTTAGGCCCGCCGACGAGTTCAAGGCCCACATGGACAACTGGATTTCAACCTTCCGCAATGCCCACGCCGTGGAAGGCAAGAAGGTGCTGATTCCGGGCGACCCGGAGCGCGAAATGGCAGCCCACCGCATCTTGGAAGGCATTCCCCTCCTCGATGCCGTGGTGCAGGACCTGGAAGGCGTCGGCAAGAAGTTCGGCGTTAAGCTGCAGTAA
- a CDS encoding HupE/UreJ family protein yields the protein MRAVLLNSPKRAVPAGLVVLAFALLAHPAAAHVLDVDLSKLSRTEIFWTYLRLGFTHIIPLGFDHILFIISLYLLEPRLKPVLLQATAFTVAHSITLGLAMYGFIRPPAAIIEPVIALSILFVAIENIITDRLNPWRVAIVFGFGLVHGMGFASALTGLGLPAKDYFGSLISFNVGVELGQVSVILLAWAVVGRWAADKSWYKRRVVVPVSVAIGLVAAYWTVERVFFT from the coding sequence ATGCGTGCTGTGCTGCTCAACTCGCCCAAGCGCGCGGTTCCGGCCGGGCTGGTCGTGCTGGCCTTCGCTTTGCTGGCCCACCCCGCGGCGGCCCACGTGCTCGATGTGGACCTGAGCAAGCTTTCGCGCACCGAGATTTTCTGGACCTACCTGCGGCTGGGCTTCACCCACATCATTCCGCTGGGGTTCGACCACATTCTGTTTATCATCAGCCTCTACCTGCTCGAGCCGCGGCTCAAGCCCGTGCTGCTGCAGGCCACGGCGTTCACCGTGGCGCACTCCATCACGCTGGGGCTGGCCATGTACGGCTTTATCCGGCCGCCCGCCGCGATTATTGAGCCAGTTATTGCGCTGTCCATCCTGTTTGTGGCCATCGAGAACATCATCACCGACCGGCTCAATCCGTGGCGGGTGGCCATCGTGTTTGGCTTTGGGCTGGTGCACGGCATGGGCTTCGCCAGCGCGCTAACCGGGCTGGGGCTGCCGGCCAAGGACTATTTCGGCTCGCTCATTTCCTTCAACGTGGGCGTGGAATTGGGCCAGGTCTCCGTGATTCTGCTGGCCTGGGCCGTGGTGGGGCGCTGGGCGGCCGATAAAAGCTGGTACAAGCGCCGCGTGGTGGTGCCCGTGTCGGTGGCCATCGGCTTGGTGGCGGCTTACTGGACGGTGGAGCGGGTATTTTTTACCTGA